One window of Acidobacteriota bacterium genomic DNA carries:
- a CDS encoding cyclic nucleotide-binding domain-containing protein — protein sequence MNTIERVLRLHEIDLFRLAATEHLGELAAVCQELTLDAGEILFEVDEPSSHLNILIEGKMQLQNGEIGEPRVVELASLDPWAFFARSTHRMTAQALEKCKLFRIAHEDLVDILTAEPDLCLALLRHLADLQSKH from the coding sequence ATGAACACCATCGAACGGGTGTTGCGCCTGCACGAGATCGATCTTTTTCGCTTGGCGGCCACCGAACATCTGGGCGAGTTGGCCGCCGTCTGCCAGGAGCTGACCCTGGACGCGGGCGAGATCCTGTTCGAGGTCGACGAGCCCTCCAGCCATCTCAACATCCTCATCGAAGGCAAGATGCAGTTGCAGAACGGAGAAATCGGCGAGCCCCGGGTGGTGGAACTCGCCTCCCTCGATCCTTGGGCCTTCTTCGCCCGCTCCACTCACAGAATGACGGCCCAGGCGCTGGAGAAGTGCAAGCTCTTCCGCATCGCCCACGAAGACCTGGTCGACATCCTGACCGCCGAACCCGATCTCTGCCTGGCTCTGCTGAGGCATTTGGCCGATCTGCAGTCGAAACACTGA